Proteins from a genomic interval of Choristoneura fumiferana chromosome 12, NRCan_CFum_1, whole genome shotgun sequence:
- the LOC141433400 gene encoding multiple inositol polyphosphate phosphatase 1-like isoform X1: MKYLLSITFICFSYIRFATSSFCYWNTACSYRYFSSVTPYSAVRGDIRDSVINIKECEPVSIWGLFRHGRTHPAAKRAGKMKEAISIRDLVVSSYEKGRCSLCAQDIDNLRDWPVNYDLFEKTNALQDEGYQDMFGIGYRLKTVFPQFLDKLEHESYLFKPSDHHWSKESAEAFVKGLGSQNLVIDNQKILNGPDFIFNDGIDSSQKEDESIDEANEYTISSEFLAANDRIQRRLGIDYSLTDDNITALYDLCRYSWSGLHNKASPWCALFTTEDLKVLEYIEDLVHYYKNGYGRKNASQFGHKPLQDLLQKFQRAKEGKGNIITAYFILAETLEATFTALGWFKDSQPLTAVQKGRDRFWRTSKFSAFSSNLFMVLNRCTNKDVTDYHVMFYMNEEPLRSVCEGGICSWGEFERILSPFLNSTQRYSD; encoded by the exons ATGAAATACTTGCTCTCCATTactttcatttgttttagttaCATAAGATTTGCAACTTCTTCGTTCTGTTATTGGAATACGGCGTGTTCCTATAGATATTTCTCTAGTGTAACTCCGTATAGTGCAGTGAGGGGAGACATAAGAGACTCCGTCATAAATATCAAAG AATGTGAGCCAGTCAGCATCTGGGGCTTGTTTCGACACGGGAGAACACATCCCGCAGCTAAACGGGCTGGAAAGATGAAGGAAGCAATCTCCATTCGGGATCTTGTCGTCTCGAGTTACGAAAAGGGCAGGTGTTCACTTTGCGCCCAAGATATCGACAACCTTCGGGACTGGCCTGTTAACTATGACTTATTTGAAAAAACAAACGCTCTCCAAGACGAGGGTTACCAAGACATGTTTGGTATCGGCTATAGACTGAAGACTGTTTTTCCTCAGTTTTTAGACAAACTTGAACACgaatcttatttatttaagccGTCTGATCATCACTGGAGTAAAGAGAGTGCTGAAGCCTTCGTTAAAGGCCTTGGCAGTCAGAATCTTGTAATAGATAATCAAAAGATTCTGAATGGTCCTGATTTCATTTTCAATGAC GGCATTGATAGTAGCCAAAAGGAAGATGAATCCATTGATGAAGCAAATGAATACACAATATCCTCAGAATTTTTAGCG GCAAACGACAGAATCCAAAGACGACTGGGTATCGATTACAGTCTCACAGACGATAACATAACAGCTCTGTATGATTTATGCCGCTATTCTTGGTCAGGACTACACAATAAAGCCAGTCCTTGGTGCGCTCTATTCACAACTGAGGACCTCAAAGTTTTAGAGTACATAGAAGATTTAGTGCACTATTACAAAAATGGATACGGACGCAAGAACGCATCGCAATTTGGACACAAGCCGTTGCAAGATCTACTACAAAAATTCCAAAGAGCAAAGGAAGGAAAAGGGAATATAATAACAGCGTATTTTATCCTTGCTGAAACTTTAGAAGCGACTTTCACTGCTTTGGGTTGGTTCAAGGACAGCCAACCTCTTACAGCAGTTCAAAAAGGCAGAGACCGATTTTGGAGAACTAGTAAATTTAGCGCATTTTCATCAaatctttttatggttttaaacaG GTGCACAAACAAAGATGTAACTGACTACCATGTCATGTTCTACATGAATGAAGAGCCGCTAAGATCAGTGTGCGAAGGAGGCATATGTTCTTGGGGTGAATTTGAAAGAATACTTAGCCCTTTCTTGAATTCCACACAACGGTACAGCGATTGA
- the LOC141433400 gene encoding multiple inositol polyphosphate phosphatase 1-like isoform X2 yields MKYLLSITFICFSYIRFATSSFCYWNTACSYRYFSSVTPYSAVRGDIRDSVINIKECEPVSIWGLFRHGRTHPAAKRAGKMKEAISIRDLVVSSYEKGRCSLCAQDIDNLRDWPVNYDLFEKTNALQDEGYQDMFGIGYRLKTVFPQFLDKLEHESYLFKPSDHHWSKESAEAFVKGLGSQNLVIDNQKILNGPDFIFNDANDRIQRRLGIDYSLTDDNITALYDLCRYSWSGLHNKASPWCALFTTEDLKVLEYIEDLVHYYKNGYGRKNASQFGHKPLQDLLQKFQRAKEGKGNIITAYFILAETLEATFTALGWFKDSQPLTAVQKGRDRFWRTSKFSAFSSNLFMVLNRCTNKDVTDYHVMFYMNEEPLRSVCEGGICSWGEFERILSPFLNSTQRYSD; encoded by the exons ATGAAATACTTGCTCTCCATTactttcatttgttttagttaCATAAGATTTGCAACTTCTTCGTTCTGTTATTGGAATACGGCGTGTTCCTATAGATATTTCTCTAGTGTAACTCCGTATAGTGCAGTGAGGGGAGACATAAGAGACTCCGTCATAAATATCAAAG AATGTGAGCCAGTCAGCATCTGGGGCTTGTTTCGACACGGGAGAACACATCCCGCAGCTAAACGGGCTGGAAAGATGAAGGAAGCAATCTCCATTCGGGATCTTGTCGTCTCGAGTTACGAAAAGGGCAGGTGTTCACTTTGCGCCCAAGATATCGACAACCTTCGGGACTGGCCTGTTAACTATGACTTATTTGAAAAAACAAACGCTCTCCAAGACGAGGGTTACCAAGACATGTTTGGTATCGGCTATAGACTGAAGACTGTTTTTCCTCAGTTTTTAGACAAACTTGAACACgaatcttatttatttaagccGTCTGATCATCACTGGAGTAAAGAGAGTGCTGAAGCCTTCGTTAAAGGCCTTGGCAGTCAGAATCTTGTAATAGATAATCAAAAGATTCTGAATGGTCCTGATTTCATTTTCAATGAC GCAAACGACAGAATCCAAAGACGACTGGGTATCGATTACAGTCTCACAGACGATAACATAACAGCTCTGTATGATTTATGCCGCTATTCTTGGTCAGGACTACACAATAAAGCCAGTCCTTGGTGCGCTCTATTCACAACTGAGGACCTCAAAGTTTTAGAGTACATAGAAGATTTAGTGCACTATTACAAAAATGGATACGGACGCAAGAACGCATCGCAATTTGGACACAAGCCGTTGCAAGATCTACTACAAAAATTCCAAAGAGCAAAGGAAGGAAAAGGGAATATAATAACAGCGTATTTTATCCTTGCTGAAACTTTAGAAGCGACTTTCACTGCTTTGGGTTGGTTCAAGGACAGCCAACCTCTTACAGCAGTTCAAAAAGGCAGAGACCGATTTTGGAGAACTAGTAAATTTAGCGCATTTTCATCAaatctttttatggttttaaacaG GTGCACAAACAAAGATGTAACTGACTACCATGTCATGTTCTACATGAATGAAGAGCCGCTAAGATCAGTGTGCGAAGGAGGCATATGTTCTTGGGGTGAATTTGAAAGAATACTTAGCCCTTTCTTGAATTCCACACAACGGTACAGCGATTGA